A single region of the Hippopotamus amphibius kiboko isolate mHipAmp2 chromosome 6, mHipAmp2.hap2, whole genome shotgun sequence genome encodes:
- the LOC130854852 gene encoding basic salivary proline-rich protein 1-like produces the protein MQSENRDGESHRWKLQIAEFPGLRIRARWPQPGSRSRLVAGEAAPELGSIVGQPGRGNPGRRGEEDADAPALPRIPQLLQTSRPVRASSPPSSQRRPRSRYRAREGGLPHRGRASFRAQTPGWSRRPRARGRTPGAADPRLLGPRQAGPGPSAPERNAASAAPRPRTPPCSGAGAGPPPAGNRRLDSRILRARPGFRSRPPPPPPRPFFCLLPPTRRTGTLAWQEAAPTGSRAPPPTPGKLLSCAKCAPPARGGPGCGSARASGDMWPEALLNSAWPVRRFSLHLCPAQPLSKLYGPEGENPRPPLPVVQLPLHPSRPVHPSHSLCPVVSRLGRPSPQCTVFLLPTPQEKPLPFLMFCLPPYR, from the exons ATGCAAAGCGAGAACAGAGATGGGGAGAGCCATAGG TGGAAGCTGCAGATTGCCGAGTTTCCAGGACTCCGAATCCGTGCCCGTTGGCCTCAGCCCGGGTCTAGGAGCAGACTGGTTGCAGGGGAGGCGGCCCCCGAGCTAGGATCCATCGTGGGGCAGCCTGGCCGTGGAAATCCCGGTAGGAGAGGTGAAGAGGACGCAGATGCTCCGGCGCTACCACGGATCCCACAGCTTCTGCAAACTTCTCGCCCAGTCCGAGCGTCCTCTCCGCCCAGTTCTCAGAGGCGGCCGCGCAGTAGGTACCGCGCAAGGGAGGGTGGCCTCCCCCACCGGGGAAGGGCCAGCTTTCGGGCGCAGACTCCGGGATGGAGCCGGAGGCCACGGGCGCGCGGTCGGACTCCGGGCGCCGCCGACCCTCGGCTCCTCGGCCCCCGGCAGGCGGGGCCCGGGCCTTCCGCCCCCGAGCGGAACGCCGCGTCTGCGGCGCCACGCCCTCGGACACCACCCTGCAGCGGGGCGGGCGCCGGGCCGCCCCCAGCCGGGAACCGCCGG CTAGACTCCCGGATCCTGCGCGCCCGGCCCGGCTTTCGGTCcaggcctcccccacctcctccacgtCCCTTCTTCTGTCTCCTTCCCCCAACCCGCCGGACTGGGACGCTCGCCTGGCAGGAAGCGGCCCCTACGGGCTCCCgagcgcccccccccacccccggtaaGTTGCTCAGCTGCGCCAAATGTGCGCCCCCCGCCCGCGGGGGCCCCGGGTGCGGGTCGGCACGCGCCTCCGGCGATATGTGGCCTGAGGCACTCCTGAATTCTGCCTGGCCGGTCCGGCGCTTCTCTCTGCACCTCTGCCCTGCTCAGCCCCTCTCTAAACTTTACGGTCCAGAGGGCGAGAACCCCCGACCCCCGCTGCCAGTGGTCCAGCTCCCTCTCCATCCTTCCAGACCGGTCCACCCGTCGCACAGCCTTTGTCCTGTTGTTTCCAGGTTGGGTCGCCCCTCTCCCCAGTGCACTGTCTTCCTGCTTCCCACCCCCCAAGAGAAACCTTTGCCCTTCCTGATGTTCTGTCTGCCCCCGTACAGGTGA